The window TGAAACAATCGATGCTCGGCATTGGATCAGGTCAATTATCAGGAAGCGGTTTTACACAGGGGCATCAAGTACAAGGAGGTAATATCCCTGAAGCGCATACGGATTTTATATTTGCCGTCATTGGTGAGGAGTTTGGTTTTATCGGCGCCTCCCTTTTGATGTGTTTGTACTTAATGATGATTTACCGAATCATTCATGTGGCTATGCATGCTAATACGCTTTATGGATTGTACATATGTGCGGGAGTCGTTGGGCTGATCGTGTTTCAAGTTTTCCAAAACGTAGGGATGACAGTCGGTTTAATGCCTGTGACGGGACTCGCGCTTCCTTTTATCAGCTATGGGGGCAGTGCGCTTTTGACCAACATGATCGCCATTGGCCTCGTGTTTAGCGTCAATCTTAGGTCATCATCCTATATGTTTGGGCGCAATTGGAATTGAAGATGATGACATTTCTTCTATCTCATCTCAAAAGAGTCGACCGCATTCTTGTTGGAACGATTGTGTTCCTCTGTTTATTTGGTTTACTGATGGTTTACAGTGCGAGTTATCCTTTAGGAGAAGTGAAGTATGAAAAGGGCAGCTATTTCTTCATCAAACAATGGCAATGGCTCCTGATTGGGGGATTCTTTTTCTTCATTGCCGCTCTGTTCCCTTATCAGATTTATCGTAAATGGATTCGGTGGCTTGTTATGCTGTCATTGTTATGCCTGATCCTAGTCCTGCTTCCTGGAATCGGTGTTGTCAAAAACAATTCCCAGCGCTGGGTTCAGTTGGGCTCTCTCATGCTCCAACCTTCTGAAGCTGTGAAACTAGTGATGGTTATCTATTTTGCCTATGTGTACGCGAAAAAACAGGCGTACATTACATCTTTTAAAAAAGGCGTACTGCCGCCACTCATTCTTTTAGGTCTTGTTTTTTTGTTGATCTTAAAGCAGCCTGATTTAGGCACAGCTGTGTCTATTTTATTAAGCTGCGGCATCATTTTATTATGCGCTGGGCTGAAAACGCACCATCTCATTTTGCTAGGATCGACTGCGGCAGCAGGTATCACTTTTTTTGCAGTGACAGCTCCTTACCGTTTGAAGAGGCTGACTTCTTTTCGTGATCCTTTTCAGTATGAAGATGGAGATGGATATCAGCTGATTCATTCGTATCTCGCGATGGATTCAGGCGGGCTGACAGGGAATGGCTTAGGCGGGAGCATTCAAAAGCTAGGCTTTCTTCCTGAAGCCCATACGGATTTTATCATGGCCATCATCAGTGAAGAGCTGGGAATCATGGGGATTTTGTTTGTGATTGGTGCATATCTACTCATCATGTCTCGCGCAATGCGAATTGTACAGGCTTTACATGACCCTTTTGGAAAGCTGTTAACGATTGGGCTTACGTTTCAAATCATGCTCCAAGCAGTCTTTAATTTAGGCGCTGTCTTTGGCCTTCTTCCGATCACAGGCATTCCGCTTCCCTTTATTAGCTATGGCGGCTCCTCCCTAGTGTTCATGATGATATCTGCTGGTATTCTCGTGAATCTTTCTTCATATGTAAAGAGGAATCCATATTAGGCGCATGCCAAATAGACACCTTCTGATGGAAGGTGTCTATTCATTTTATTCTTCTATTTGATGATCAGCGATCTCTTTTTTTCTTGGCTGTTTGATTTCATTCGTTAGTTCCTGAATGCTTTGCTTCACATTGCCTTTACCGGAAAAGTTCTCAATAATTTCTTTGACATCAATTCCAGAGGATGCTTTCAGGCTTTCTTGCAGACTGGACATGAGGTTTGTAGCATAGCCAGTGACTTTATTGGCACCGCTGCCTTCGCCGTTACCTCCCGTATCCACAACAGTAATTTTATCAATGTTAGAAAGTGGTGCAGATACTTGCTTCGCATATTCAGGAAGCATTTTCACAATCATATCAAGGATCGCTGCCTGACCATACTGTTCGAATGCTTCAGCGATTTTCTCTTTGGCTTCGGCTTCCGCAAGTCCTTTCAGTCTAATGACTTCTGCTTCGGTTTCCCCTTTCGCACGATCAGCTTCCGCTTTGGCAAGCCCGTCAATTCGGACTTTCTCAGCTTCTGCCTTTGCCATTGCTTCAATGCTGTATTTCTTGGCATCTGCTTCAGCGAGGCGTTTCGCTTTTTCCGCCGCAGCTGACTGCTCAACAGCATAA is drawn from Bacillus pumilus and contains these coding sequences:
- the ftsW gene encoding putative lipid II flippase FtsW; this translates as MTFLLSHLKRVDRILVGTIVFLCLFGLLMVYSASYPLGEVKYEKGSYFFIKQWQWLLIGGFFFFIAALFPYQIYRKWIRWLVMLSLLCLILVLLPGIGVVKNNSQRWVQLGSLMLQPSEAVKLVMVIYFAYVYAKKQAYITSFKKGVLPPLILLGLVFLLILKQPDLGTAVSILLSCGIILLCAGLKTHHLILLGSTAAAGITFFAVTAPYRLKRLTSFRDPFQYEDGDGYQLIHSYLAMDSGGLTGNGLGGSIQKLGFLPEAHTDFIMAIISEELGIMGILFVIGAYLLIMSRAMRIVQALHDPFGKLLTIGLTFQIMLQAVFNLGAVFGLLPITGIPLPFISYGGSSLVFMMISAGILVNLSSYVKRNPY